The region GGCGGCGGACCAGATGTTCATGACCGAGGCCACCAGCGGCAGCTCGTCGTCCGGCGCAAAAACGCGCACGCGAACGCGCCAGTTATGCGTGAGCGACAGCAGATGCGAGACCACCGCAAAGCGCGGACCATCCCAGACGCCGTCGCCGTACGTCGAGTAGTCGACGCCGCACAGGTCCATCAATTCTTCGAAACGGGTATCGGCGTGATCGCGCAGAACGCGCATCGCCGAGAGATAATCGGTGGACTTGACCACTACCGTGATCTCACCCAAAGACACTGTCAAATTCTGAAGATACCCTCCAAGCGCATTGCGCAAGGCAGCTTCGAGAGTTTCCAATTTTGTAGTCATACTGACCCTTCCACTCTCTTAGCGCGCAATGGTATTGGTGCGCTTGATCTTATTTTGCAGCTGGATCACGCCATACAGCAGCGCTTCAGCTGTCGGCGGGCAGCCTGGAACATACACGTCGACCGGCACGATGCGGTCGCAACCGCGCACGACGGAATACGAATAATGATAGTAGCCGCCGCCGTTGGCACAGGATCCCATCGAGATCACCCAGCGCGGCTCGGCCATCTGGTCGTACACCTTGCGCAGGGCCGGCGCCATCTTGTTGCACAGCGTGCCGGCAACGATCATGACATCGGACTGACGCGGCGACGGACGGAACATGATGCCGAAGCGATCCAGGTCGTAGCGCGATGCGCCGACGTGCATCATCTCAACCGCGCAGCACGCCAGACCAAAGGTCATCGGCCACATGGAGCCGGTACGGGTCCAGTTGATTACCTTATCCAGCGAGGTGGTAACAAACCCTTCGTTTAATACGCCTTCAATTGACATGGCTCACTCCCAATCCAGGGCACCCTTTTTCCAGATGTACCAAAAACCGACAACAAATTCAGCGATGAACACCATCATCGTGATGTAGCCAGACCAGCCCAGGTCGCGCATGGAAACGCCCCACGGGAAGAAAAATGCAGTTTCGAGATCAAACAGAATGAACAGGATGGCGACGAGGTAATACCGCACATCGAATTTCATGCGGGCATCTTCAAAAGCTTCAAAGCCGCATTCGTAAGGAGAGGTCTTTTGCGCATCAGGCCGGTGAGGACCGAGCAAACGACCGAGTAACTGAGGAGCGACACCAACACCGATGCCGACTAGGATAAACAACAGAACTGGAAAGTAATTTTCGAGGTTCACGATTTGGCGTAGGTTTGTTGATAATTAGCGGAATGATTCTCAATATCAAACAGCTTTTTCCTCGACAAAAAGCCAGCTCGGGACTTAGTCCTTTGCTGGCTTTTCTCGGTATTTCATGGTGCCGACGACGAGACTCGAACTCGTACAGCTTTCGCCACTACCCCCTCAAGATAGCGTGTCTACCAATTTCACCACGTCGGCTTGAGACTGCAATTGTAACCCGTTTTGATGCTCTTGTTCAATGCACAATCGCACTAAAACTTCACAAACTGCTTTAAGTTTTGCGCATTATTACACTCTGCGCAAAAGACTATTTCGGAATCTGATTCGATTGATCTGCAGGATTAGCAGGAGCTGCGGCGGGAGCGCCCGATGCAGCCGGTGTTGCCGGAATTGCCGCTGCCGGAGCAGGCAGATTATCCATGACGCCGCCGGATTGCGAAACATGATGATTGCCGACGAATGCCAGCGCGAGAGTGGCCGCAAAAAAGATCGCGGCAGCGATGCCGGTCGACTTCGACAAGAAGTTGGAAGAACCCGTGGCGCCGAACAAGCTGCCCGACGCGCCCGAACCGAACGCCGCCCCCATATCCGCCCCTTTGCCGTGCTGCAGCAGAACCAGACCGATGATAGTCAGCGCCGCGAGCACCTGAACGACAACAATAACAGTAAATAAAGTATTCATATAGCCATCTTAAATTAAAACAACAAACAATCAGTTGCCCTGGGCAGCCTGGACAATCGCCAGGAAATCCGCCGCTTTCAGAGCCGCGCCACCAATCAGACCACCATCGATATCCGACATGGCCAGCAGTTCCTTGGCGTTATCGGGTTTCATGCTACCACCGTAGAGGATTTGCACCCTGACGGCGGCGTCAGCATTTTTCGCAGCCAGGCGTGTGCGCAACATCGCGTGCACATCCTGCGCCATGGCGGGCGTCGCCGTCTTGCCCGTGCCGATGGCCCAGACCGGTTCGTACGCCACCACAATCTTTTGTACGTCGGCGACATCCAGCGCCGCCAGCACCACATCGAGCTGGCCGCCGACGATGTCGTTGGTGCGCCCTGCTTCGCGCTCCGCCAGCGTCTCGCCGACGCAGACCACAGGCGTCAGACCTGCCT is a window of Herbaspirillum hiltneri N3 DNA encoding:
- the secG gene encoding preprotein translocase subunit SecG — encoded protein: MNTLFTVIVVVQVLAALTIIGLVLLQHGKGADMGAAFGSGASGSLFGATGSSNFLSKSTGIAAAIFFAATLALAFVGNHHVSQSGGVMDNLPAPAAAIPATPAASGAPAAAPANPADQSNQIPK
- a CDS encoding NADH-quinone oxidoreductase subunit A codes for the protein MNLENYFPVLLFILVGIGVGVAPQLLGRLLGPHRPDAQKTSPYECGFEAFEDARMKFDVRYYLVAILFILFDLETAFFFPWGVSMRDLGWSGYITMMVFIAEFVVGFWYIWKKGALDWE
- a CDS encoding NADH-quinone oxidoreductase subunit C, translating into MTTKLETLEAALRNALGGYLQNLTVSLGEITVVVKSTDYLSAMRVLRDHADTRFEELMDLCGVDYSTYGDGVWDGPRFAVVSHLLSLTHNWRVRVRVFAPDDELPLVASVMNIWSAANWYERETFDFFGILFDGHDDLRRILTDYGFIGHPFRKDFPVSGYVEMRYDAEQKRVIYQPVTIEPREITPRVIREENYGIK
- the tpiA gene encoding triose-phosphate isomerase, which produces MRRKLVAGNWKMNGSLAANAALVADIRAGLVSANADVAVCVPAPYLAQVQAAVAGSSLALGAQDVSAHASGAYTGEVSAAMLAEFGCKYAIVGHSERRAYHGENDAAVAAKTAAALKAGLTPVVCVGETLAEREAGRTNDIVGGQLDVVLAALDVADVQKIVVAYEPVWAIGTGKTATPAMAQDVHAMLRTRLAAKNADAAVRVQILYGGSMKPDNAKELLAMSDIDGGLIGGAALKAADFLAIVQAAQGN
- a CDS encoding NuoB/complex I 20 kDa subunit family protein; protein product: MSIEGVLNEGFVTTSLDKVINWTRTGSMWPMTFGLACCAVEMMHVGASRYDLDRFGIMFRPSPRQSDVMIVAGTLCNKMAPALRKVYDQMAEPRWVISMGSCANGGGYYHYSYSVVRGCDRIVPVDVYVPGCPPTAEALLYGVIQLQNKIKRTNTIAR